A genomic window from Lutra lutra chromosome 17, mLutLut1.2, whole genome shotgun sequence includes:
- the MEIS3 gene encoding homeobox protein Meis3 isoform X1 yields the protein MAGRYDELPHYPGIVDSTAALAGFSEAVPSAPRAPGPYGPHRPPQPQPLGLDSDGLRREKDEIYGHPLFPLLALVFEKCELATCSPRDGTGLGTPPGGDVCSSDSFNEDIAAFAKQVRSERPLFSSNPELDNLMIQAIQVLRFHLLELEKVHDLCDNFCHRYITCLKGKMPIDLVIEDRDGGCREDLEEYPASCPSLPDQNNTWIRDHEDSGSVHLGTPGPSSGGLASQSGDNSSDQGDGLDTSVASPSSGGEDEELDQERRRNKKRGIFPKVATNIMRAWLFQHLSHPYPSEEQKKQLAQDTGLTILQVNNWFINARRRIVQPMIDQSNRTGQSAAFSPEGQPMGGYTEAQPHMTVRPPGSMGMSLNLEGEWHYL from the exons ATGGCCGGGAGG TACGATGAGCTGCCCCACTACCCAGGCATCGTGGACAGCACTGCAGCCCTGGCTGGCTTCTCGGAGGCAGTGCCCTCGGCACCGAGAGCCCCGGGGCCCTATGGCCCCCACCggcctccccaaccccagcccctggGCTTGGACAGTGATGGCctgaggagggagaaggatgAGATCTACGG ACACCCGCTCTTCCCGCTGCTGGCCCTGGTCTTTGAGAAATGTGAATTGGCCACGTGCTCGCCCCGGGATGGGACTGGGCTGGGCACACCTCCAGGTGGTGACGTATGCTCCTCTGATTCCTTCAACGAGGACATTGCTGCCTTTGCCAAGCAG gtCCGCTCTGAGAGGCCCCTCTTCTCCTCCAACCCGGAGCTGGACAATCTG ATGATACAGGCCATCCAGGTGCTCCGTTTCCACCTGCTGGAGCTGGAGAAG GTCCACGACCTGTGCGACAACTTCTGTCACCGCTACATCACCTGCCTCAAGGGAAAGATGCCCATCGACCTGGTCATCGAGGATCGGGATGGCGGCTGCAGGGAGGACCTCGAGGAGTACCcggcctcctgccccagcctcccgGATCAG AATAATACATGGATTAGAGACCATGAGGACAGCGGGTCTGTACATTTGGGGACCCCGGGTCCATCCAGTGGGGGCCTAGCCTCCCAGAGTGGGGACAACTCCAGTGACCAAG GAGATGGACTAGACACAAGTGTGGCCTCTCCCAGTTCCGGGGGAGAGGACGAGGAGCTGGACCAGGAGCGGCGGCGTAATAAGAAGAGGGGGATCTTTCCCAAGGTGGCTACTAACATCATGAGAGCCTGGCTGTTCCAGCACCTCTCG CACCCATACCCCTCggaggagcagaagaagcagCTGGCGCAGGACACAGGGCTCACGATCCTGCAAGTCAACAACTG GTTCATCAACGCCCGGAGACGCATCGTGCAACCAATGATCGATCAATCCAACCGCACAG GGCAGAGTGCAGCCTTCAGCCCAGAGGGCCAGCCCATGGGGGGCTACACGGAAGCTCAGCCACACATGACTGTCAGGCCTCCAG gtTCGATGGGAATGAGTTTGAACTTAGAAGGAGAGTGGCATTATCTATAG
- the MEIS3 gene encoding homeobox protein Meis3 isoform X2: MAGRYDELPHYPGIVDSTAALAGFSEAVPSAPRAPGPYGPHRPPQPQPLGLDSDGLRREKDEIYGHPLFPLLALVFEKCELATCSPRDGTGLGTPPGGDVCSSDSFNEDIAAFAKQVRSERPLFSSNPELDNLMIQAIQVLRFHLLELEKGKMPIDLVIEDRDGGCREDLEEYPASCPSLPDQNNTWIRDHEDSGSVHLGTPGPSSGGLASQSGDNSSDQGDGLDTSVASPSSGGEDEELDQERRRNKKRGIFPKVATNIMRAWLFQHLSHPYPSEEQKKQLAQDTGLTILQVNNWFINARRRIVQPMIDQSNRTGQSAAFSPEGQPMGGYTEAQPHMTVRPPGSMGMSLNLEGEWHYL, from the exons ATGGCCGGGAGG TACGATGAGCTGCCCCACTACCCAGGCATCGTGGACAGCACTGCAGCCCTGGCTGGCTTCTCGGAGGCAGTGCCCTCGGCACCGAGAGCCCCGGGGCCCTATGGCCCCCACCggcctccccaaccccagcccctggGCTTGGACAGTGATGGCctgaggagggagaaggatgAGATCTACGG ACACCCGCTCTTCCCGCTGCTGGCCCTGGTCTTTGAGAAATGTGAATTGGCCACGTGCTCGCCCCGGGATGGGACTGGGCTGGGCACACCTCCAGGTGGTGACGTATGCTCCTCTGATTCCTTCAACGAGGACATTGCTGCCTTTGCCAAGCAG gtCCGCTCTGAGAGGCCCCTCTTCTCCTCCAACCCGGAGCTGGACAATCTG ATGATACAGGCCATCCAGGTGCTCCGTTTCCACCTGCTGGAGCTGGAGAAG GGAAAGATGCCCATCGACCTGGTCATCGAGGATCGGGATGGCGGCTGCAGGGAGGACCTCGAGGAGTACCcggcctcctgccccagcctcccgGATCAG AATAATACATGGATTAGAGACCATGAGGACAGCGGGTCTGTACATTTGGGGACCCCGGGTCCATCCAGTGGGGGCCTAGCCTCCCAGAGTGGGGACAACTCCAGTGACCAAG GAGATGGACTAGACACAAGTGTGGCCTCTCCCAGTTCCGGGGGAGAGGACGAGGAGCTGGACCAGGAGCGGCGGCGTAATAAGAAGAGGGGGATCTTTCCCAAGGTGGCTACTAACATCATGAGAGCCTGGCTGTTCCAGCACCTCTCG CACCCATACCCCTCggaggagcagaagaagcagCTGGCGCAGGACACAGGGCTCACGATCCTGCAAGTCAACAACTG GTTCATCAACGCCCGGAGACGCATCGTGCAACCAATGATCGATCAATCCAACCGCACAG GGCAGAGTGCAGCCTTCAGCCCAGAGGGCCAGCCCATGGGGGGCTACACGGAAGCTCAGCCACACATGACTGTCAGGCCTCCAG gtTCGATGGGAATGAGTTTGAACTTAGAAGGAGAGTGGCATTATCTATAG
- the MEIS3 gene encoding homeobox protein Meis3 isoform X3 — MAGRYDELPHYPGIVDSTAALAGFSEAVPSAPRAPGPYGPHRPPQPQPLGLDSDGLRREKDEIYGHPLFPLLALVFEKCELATCSPRDGTGLGTPPGGDVCSSDSFNEDIAAFAKQVRSERPLFSSNPELDNLMIQAIQVLRFHLLELEKNNTWIRDHEDSGSVHLGTPGPSSGGLASQSGDNSSDQGDGLDTSVASPSSGGEDEELDQERRRNKKRGIFPKVATNIMRAWLFQHLSHPYPSEEQKKQLAQDTGLTILQVNNWFINARRRIVQPMIDQSNRTGQSAAFSPEGQPMGGYTEAQPHMTVRPPGSMGMSLNLEGEWHYL, encoded by the exons ATGGCCGGGAGG TACGATGAGCTGCCCCACTACCCAGGCATCGTGGACAGCACTGCAGCCCTGGCTGGCTTCTCGGAGGCAGTGCCCTCGGCACCGAGAGCCCCGGGGCCCTATGGCCCCCACCggcctccccaaccccagcccctggGCTTGGACAGTGATGGCctgaggagggagaaggatgAGATCTACGG ACACCCGCTCTTCCCGCTGCTGGCCCTGGTCTTTGAGAAATGTGAATTGGCCACGTGCTCGCCCCGGGATGGGACTGGGCTGGGCACACCTCCAGGTGGTGACGTATGCTCCTCTGATTCCTTCAACGAGGACATTGCTGCCTTTGCCAAGCAG gtCCGCTCTGAGAGGCCCCTCTTCTCCTCCAACCCGGAGCTGGACAATCTG ATGATACAGGCCATCCAGGTGCTCCGTTTCCACCTGCTGGAGCTGGAGAAG AATAATACATGGATTAGAGACCATGAGGACAGCGGGTCTGTACATTTGGGGACCCCGGGTCCATCCAGTGGGGGCCTAGCCTCCCAGAGTGGGGACAACTCCAGTGACCAAG GAGATGGACTAGACACAAGTGTGGCCTCTCCCAGTTCCGGGGGAGAGGACGAGGAGCTGGACCAGGAGCGGCGGCGTAATAAGAAGAGGGGGATCTTTCCCAAGGTGGCTACTAACATCATGAGAGCCTGGCTGTTCCAGCACCTCTCG CACCCATACCCCTCggaggagcagaagaagcagCTGGCGCAGGACACAGGGCTCACGATCCTGCAAGTCAACAACTG GTTCATCAACGCCCGGAGACGCATCGTGCAACCAATGATCGATCAATCCAACCGCACAG GGCAGAGTGCAGCCTTCAGCCCAGAGGGCCAGCCCATGGGGGGCTACACGGAAGCTCAGCCACACATGACTGTCAGGCCTCCAG gtTCGATGGGAATGAGTTTGAACTTAGAAGGAGAGTGGCATTATCTATAG